The Thaumasiovibrio subtropicus genome window below encodes:
- a CDS encoding HAD family hydrolase: MTAKKYYGYLFNMDGAVVDSEPLTGQALAMACADFGAPLNSDLYKAVMGQSWQDVLIHFFIEGAISPNLNAFNEKFQSHYQSLMMSKAQLIPGVQSFLVQLREQGKKCAIVSSGSRGMVEQVLDRFSLRDHFNVVVSKESVNLSKPDPMPYQVALAKLRVDASRSLAFEDSRDGISAAKRAGCKVIAVQHDYNGGNDMSLAKRAIRSYSDI; this comes from the coding sequence ATGACAGCAAAAAAATACTACGGATATCTGTTTAACATGGATGGGGCGGTGGTTGATTCAGAGCCATTGACGGGACAAGCGCTTGCGATGGCCTGTGCCGATTTTGGCGCGCCACTCAATAGCGATTTGTATAAAGCAGTGATGGGGCAGTCTTGGCAAGATGTGTTGATTCACTTTTTTATAGAAGGTGCTATTTCTCCTAATCTCAATGCATTTAACGAAAAATTCCAGTCACACTACCAATCTCTGATGATGTCAAAAGCGCAGTTGATTCCCGGGGTACAGTCTTTCCTCGTGCAGCTTCGTGAGCAAGGGAAAAAGTGTGCGATTGTCAGTTCTGGTTCTCGCGGAATGGTTGAGCAAGTATTGGATCGTTTTTCTTTACGCGATCACTTTAATGTGGTTGTCAGCAAAGAAAGCGTTAATTTGTCCAAACCCGATCCGATGCCCTATCAGGTTGCGCTAGCGAAATTGCGCGTTGATGCCAGTCGAAGTTTAGCGTTTGAAGACTCAAGGGACGGTATTTCAGCGGCTAAGCGGGCGGGATGTAAAGTGATTGCGGTGCAGCATGACTATAATGGCGGTAACGATATGTCACTTGCTAAGCGTGCCATTCGGAGTTATTCAGACATTTAA